A single window of Candidatus Acidiferrales bacterium DNA harbors:
- a CDS encoding M14 family metallopeptidase, whose translation MHRRQLLRLLSGWVLLRLALPIGGTAGQKGAPGEWLTRAERTEFRETARYDETMDYCRRLEKASPWIRLTSFGKSGEGRELPLVIASKEQAFDPAAAAKSGKAVVLVQNGIHAGEIDGKDASLMLLRETVITKQFASLLDHAILLVIPIYNVDGHERFGAWNRINQNGPAEQGWRVTARNLNLNRDYMKADAPETRAWLKLFSAWRPDLFIDSHVTDGADFQYDVTYLVENQINAAASATRWATEHLVQRVIPALERAGHLAAPFIFLRDDRDPSKGLQGGLGGPRFSTGYAALQNRVAFLIETHMLKDYRTRVLATYDLLRLILEEVNRDPESLRQAVRQGDEETVAAGRGPGPAAGRLLFPLRFRVGETSTPVLFKGVKYRRELSEVSGGVRIVYENAPMEITLPRYEEIQVEKSVAQPLGYLIPPGWAHVIEVLAAHGLELERLKEPLSAEFESYRFRDVKWQEKPFEGRHPVTFQAEAIREKRTYAPGSVLVRLDQPAAKIAIYLLEPETGEGFVSWGFFDPIFEQKEYAEEYVLEKLAREMLAGDPQLKKEFEDRLETDKEFAGDARRRLEFFYERSPWWDRRINVYPVARVTTELRVATGPYDDSSAPR comes from the coding sequence ATGCACCGCCGGCAGCTTTTGCGGCTCCTTTCTGGATGGGTCCTTCTCCGGCTCGCTCTGCCCATCGGCGGCACCGCCGGCCAAAAGGGCGCACCGGGAGAATGGCTTACCAGGGCCGAGCGCACCGAGTTTCGCGAGACGGCGCGCTATGACGAGACGATGGACTATTGCCGGCGGCTCGAAAAAGCTTCGCCGTGGATTCGGCTCACCTCGTTTGGCAAGAGCGGCGAAGGGAGAGAGCTTCCGCTGGTCATCGCTTCGAAAGAGCAGGCGTTCGATCCGGCGGCGGCCGCCAAGAGCGGCAAGGCCGTCGTCCTGGTCCAAAACGGCATCCATGCGGGGGAAATAGACGGCAAGGACGCGAGCCTGATGCTGCTGCGCGAGACGGTCATCACCAAGCAGTTTGCCTCGCTGCTCGACCACGCGATTCTGCTGGTCATCCCCATCTACAATGTGGACGGGCACGAGCGCTTCGGCGCCTGGAACCGCATCAACCAGAATGGCCCGGCCGAGCAGGGTTGGCGGGTGACGGCGAGGAATCTGAACCTCAACCGCGACTACATGAAAGCCGATGCCCCGGAAACTCGCGCCTGGCTCAAGCTCTTCTCCGCCTGGCGGCCCGACCTGTTTATCGACAGCCATGTGACCGACGGCGCTGACTTCCAATACGACGTGACTTATCTGGTCGAAAACCAGATCAATGCGGCGGCTTCGGCGACGCGCTGGGCGACCGAACACCTCGTCCAGCGCGTGATTCCCGCCCTCGAGCGGGCGGGTCATCTTGCCGCCCCTTTCATCTTCTTGCGCGATGACCGAGACCCGAGCAAGGGCCTGCAGGGCGGCCTGGGCGGGCCGCGCTTTTCCACCGGTTATGCAGCGCTTCAAAACCGCGTGGCGTTTCTGATTGAGACCCACATGCTCAAGGATTATCGCACGCGGGTCCTGGCGACCTATGACCTCCTGCGGCTGATCCTCGAGGAAGTGAACCGCGACCCGGAGTCGTTGCGCCAGGCGGTTCGGCAGGGAGATGAAGAAACCGTAGCGGCCGGGCGTGGGCCGGGTCCCGCCGCTGGCCGGCTTCTCTTCCCGCTGCGTTTCCGGGTGGGGGAAACGAGCACGCCGGTATTGTTCAAAGGCGTGAAATACCGCCGGGAATTGAGCGAAGTCTCGGGCGGGGTGCGGATCGTCTATGAAAACGCGCCGATGGAAATCACCCTCCCTCGCTACGAAGAGATTCAGGTTGAGAAGTCGGTGGCGCAGCCGCTCGGCTATTTGATCCCGCCGGGCTGGGCCCATGTGATCGAAGTCCTTGCCGCCCACGGGCTCGAACTGGAACGGCTCAAAGAGCCGTTGAGCGCTGAGTTCGAGTCTTACCGCTTCCGCGACGTCAAGTGGCAGGAGAAACCCTTCGAGGGCCGGCATCCGGTGACGTTCCAGGCGGAAGCCATCCGGGAGAAGCGAACCTATGCGCCCGGTTCCGTCCTGGTGCGACTCGACCAGCCGGCAGCCAAGATTGCCATCTATCTTCTGGAGCCGGAAACAGGCGAAGGATTTGTTTCCTGGGGCTTTTTCGATCCGATCTTTGAGCAGAAGGAGTACGCGGAAGAGTATGTCCTGGAGAAACTCGCCCGGGAGATGCTGGCGGGTGACCCGCAACTCAAAAAAGAATTTGAGGACAGGCTCGAGACCGATAAGGAATTTGCCGGCGATGCTCGCCGAAGGCTCGAATTTTTCTACGAGCGCTCTCCCTGGTGGGACAGGCGGATCAACGTTTACCCCGTCGCCCGCGTCACCACCGAGCTGAGAGTTGCCACCGGGCCTTACGATGACTCCTCAGCCCCCCGATAG
- a CDS encoding DNA-3-methyladenine glycosylase, with the protein MNRPLDPELSKAVEFLRGADPVLAPIIAKVGPCRIAYRRQRFHALAESILYQQVTGAAAASIYKRLCALYAGRRFPRAAALARTHPMRLRSAGLSRQKRRYLLDLARKVSSGALDLKTISRLPDEEVIEQLTRVKGIGRWTAEMFLIFCLKRLDVLPVDDLGLQKGVQEAYGFRSLPAARTIRRIGEAWRPFRSIGTWYLWQSLNKKVDMIVTSDQRPVPGDQRPVTGQATIPRLLFEG; encoded by the coding sequence ATGAACCGCCCACTCGATCCAGAGCTGAGTAAAGCGGTCGAATTTTTGCGCGGCGCCGACCCGGTGCTCGCCCCCATTATCGCAAAGGTAGGGCCGTGTCGCATCGCCTATCGCCGGCAACGCTTCCACGCGCTGGCTGAGTCCATTCTTTATCAGCAGGTCACGGGCGCGGCCGCTGCTTCGATCTATAAGCGCCTCTGCGCGCTTTACGCCGGCAGGCGATTTCCACGGGCCGCAGCGCTTGCTCGGACACATCCCATGCGGCTGCGTTCCGCCGGCCTATCCCGCCAGAAGCGGCGCTACTTGCTCGATCTCGCCCGTAAAGTTTCAAGCGGCGCCCTCGACCTCAAGACGATTTCCCGCCTGCCCGACGAAGAGGTGATCGAGCAGCTTACCCGGGTGAAGGGGATCGGCCGGTGGACAGCCGAGATGTTTCTTATTTTTTGTCTGAAGCGGCTCGACGTCCTCCCGGTGGATGACCTCGGATTACAAAAGGGGGTGCAAGAGGCCTACGGCTTCCGCTCGCTGCCGGCTGCCCGGACGATCCGGCGGATTGGCGAGGCATGGCGACCGTTTCGCTCGATTGGCACCTGGTATCTCTGGCAGAGCCTCAACAAGAAGGTAGATATGATAGTGACCAGTGATCAGCGACCAGTGCCCGGTGATCAGCGACCGGTGACCGGGCAAGCCACGATTCCTCGGCTCTTGTTTGAAGGCTGA
- a CDS encoding PGPGW domain-containing protein: MRIVVGIILVVLGLLGLILPIMPGWVFLIPGLILLSTKFTWARRLLERLRPPRRAGDDPRKPQS; encoded by the coding sequence ATGCGCATCGTCGTCGGGATTATTCTGGTTGTGCTGGGCCTGCTCGGGTTGATTCTTCCCATCATGCCAGGTTGGGTGTTTCTCATCCCGGGCCTCATTCTCTTGAGCACCAAGTTTACATGGGCAAGAAGGTTGCTCGAGCGGCTGCGCCCGCCCCGGCGGGCCGGCGACGATCCGCGGAAACCCCAGAGCTAA
- a CDS encoding DJ-1/PfpI family protein — MKPRSVVMVLAWLCWWPGSFVLPAQVPKPAPRPLRVGILIYDGVFNTEFVAPLDVFQHAEARTKKVEVFTVAPHLGSVLTAEGLKVIPHRTFADAPNVDILVVPSGKHYEKDMQDPALIAWIRERSAKARIVHANCWGAFLLGAARILDGRWATTFPADTGRLQKNFPRAIVKADAKLVDDPGQSGQPRLITSAGGVVSYDAALYIVEELWGRELAEGIASGLVFDRASAKPPLIRMLRKP; from the coding sequence TTGAAGCCGAGAAGTGTGGTCATGGTGTTGGCTTGGCTCTGCTGGTGGCCCGGAAGTTTCGTTTTGCCCGCCCAGGTGCCGAAACCGGCGCCGCGACCGTTGCGGGTGGGAATCTTGATCTACGACGGGGTATTCAACACGGAGTTCGTGGCGCCGCTCGACGTTTTCCAGCACGCCGAAGCCCGCACGAAGAAGGTGGAAGTCTTCACCGTGGCCCCGCATCTTGGATCCGTGCTGACGGCGGAAGGGCTTAAGGTCATCCCGCACCGCACCTTTGCTGACGCGCCGAACGTGGACATCCTGGTGGTGCCGAGCGGAAAACACTACGAAAAAGACATGCAGGACCCCGCCCTGATCGCCTGGATCCGCGAACGATCCGCTAAGGCCAGGATCGTCCATGCGAATTGCTGGGGCGCATTTCTGCTGGGCGCGGCTCGCATTCTGGACGGCCGGTGGGCCACCACTTTTCCGGCCGATACCGGCCGGCTTCAGAAAAATTTTCCCCGAGCGATCGTAAAGGCGGACGCCAAGCTGGTGGATGACCCGGGCCAATCGGGCCAGCCCAGGCTGATTACCTCAGCCGGCGGAGTGGTGAGTTATGATGCCGCGCTCTACATTGTGGAGGAGCTTTGGGGGCGTGAGTTGGCTGAGGGCATTGCCAGCGGTCTGGTTTTCGACCGAGCGAGTGCCAAGCCGCCTCTGATACGAATGCTGCGAAAGCCATAG
- a CDS encoding prolyl oligopeptidase family serine peptidase, with translation MRKLVVIAVAFLFFAILVAGMGTAWGQSAIQPGTASGAVPAAEKDKKWTVDDVILTERADQFRISPDSKWAVWVKLTPDADKDGMVSNLFLSSLTEKKEIQLTRGTDRNSSPKWSPDGQLVAFISNRPLPKPKEGQPAPEPSPTQLWLMNPFGGEPWPLTRSERSVKDFDWMDAGTILMAAEEDPSLYERSIKEKKDASRVVEDAPHTPPVRLFKINVKTQEVARVTSNNDWVQSLAVSPDGKRVVTVHARSLSYQFDEKVKPVTFLYDVATGQGKQLFADGKILPFGIRWTFDSRVFYAISRYSTHPLYRQATVNQLYYYDVADDKAVKVDLGWENELGFDYEITNDGFIALLAAGSRFKPARYTRTGDTWHRAWIEGEHAPVESGHANNIFSMVLGKDSQTLVYNTSTASRPEQWYRATLQAATLLKPVQLTALNPGLEKKTVARAEVIRWKGALDEEVEGILYYPHEYEPGKKYPLALIIHGGPTGFDMDTWDENWASPTNLLNQRGAFVLKPNYHGSGNYGLKWAESIGEGKYYDLEVPDIEKGVDALIARGLVDPDRLGTMGWSNGAILTIALTVNSTRYKAASAGAGDVEWFSDWGNVDFGAAFDNYYFGKAPIDDPELYIRKSPVFKMKNVRTPTIIFFGTEDRNVPTSQGWTHFRTLQQLGQTDVRFILFPGEAHGPRKLTHQRRKVEEELAWFDKYLFQTITAKNEAFKEDSPLGAALKRQKIKKVGLNYGVLEKKMLIPEVVKYEGLELGRFEVTRAQYAAFDKTYQFNPGTENFPASGMSFESAKAYCAWLGKLTGQTYRLGAEEEMRAVYRAAHPPAGRAGSGENTLDYWAGYALNPDDSARFQQKVKELPGATPLLKEVGSFKGVGGDDLVFDLGGNVAEWVIPQSGTGTAKAMGGSADQPADAKAAATVPDPANIGFRVVRGEAKPAEKRP, from the coding sequence ATGAGAAAGCTGGTGGTTATCGCGGTCGCATTCCTGTTTTTTGCTATTTTGGTTGCTGGTATGGGCACGGCGTGGGGACAGTCCGCGATCCAGCCCGGCACGGCGTCCGGCGCGGTCCCGGCCGCCGAAAAGGACAAGAAGTGGACGGTGGACGACGTCATCCTGACCGAACGAGCCGATCAATTTCGCATTTCGCCTGACAGCAAATGGGCGGTCTGGGTCAAGCTCACACCCGACGCCGACAAAGACGGGATGGTCTCGAACCTGTTTCTCTCGAGCTTGACCGAGAAAAAAGAAATTCAACTGACGCGCGGGACAGACAGGAATTCCAGCCCGAAGTGGTCCCCGGACGGCCAGCTCGTCGCCTTCATCAGCAATCGCCCACTGCCCAAGCCCAAGGAGGGCCAGCCCGCCCCGGAACCTTCGCCCACGCAACTCTGGCTGATGAATCCTTTTGGGGGAGAGCCCTGGCCTCTGACGAGGTCGGAGCGCAGTGTCAAGGATTTTGATTGGATGGATGCCGGGACCATCCTGATGGCGGCGGAAGAGGACCCGAGCCTCTATGAACGCAGCATCAAAGAGAAGAAAGACGCCTCGCGGGTGGTGGAAGACGCTCCGCACACGCCGCCCGTGCGCTTGTTCAAGATCAACGTGAAGACGCAAGAGGTTGCGCGGGTGACGAGCAACAACGATTGGGTGCAGAGCCTGGCGGTTTCCCCCGACGGCAAGCGAGTTGTGACCGTGCATGCCCGCAGCTTGAGCTACCAGTTCGACGAAAAAGTAAAGCCAGTGACCTTCCTTTATGACGTGGCAACCGGCCAGGGAAAGCAACTCTTTGCTGACGGCAAAATTCTCCCGTTCGGGATTCGCTGGACGTTCGACAGCCGGGTTTTCTACGCTATTTCTCGCTATTCCACCCATCCCCTTTATCGCCAGGCAACGGTCAACCAGCTTTACTACTACGACGTGGCTGACGACAAGGCGGTCAAGGTGGACCTGGGGTGGGAGAACGAGCTCGGTTTCGACTACGAGATCACCAACGATGGCTTCATCGCGTTGCTGGCCGCCGGCAGCCGGTTCAAGCCGGCTCGCTACACGCGCACCGGTGATACGTGGCACCGCGCCTGGATCGAAGGCGAGCACGCCCCGGTAGAATCGGGGCACGCCAACAATATCTTCAGCATGGTGCTGGGCAAAGACAGCCAAACGCTCGTCTATAACACCAGCACGGCCAGCCGCCCCGAACAGTGGTACCGGGCGACGCTCCAAGCGGCCACACTCCTCAAGCCGGTGCAACTCACCGCATTGAATCCGGGCTTAGAGAAAAAGACGGTGGCCAGGGCGGAGGTCATCCGCTGGAAAGGCGCGTTGGATGAAGAGGTGGAGGGAATCCTCTATTATCCTCACGAGTACGAGCCTGGAAAAAAATACCCGCTGGCGCTCATCATTCATGGCGGCCCGACCGGGTTCGACATGGATACCTGGGACGAAAATTGGGCCTCGCCCACCAATTTGCTCAACCAGCGCGGCGCTTTTGTGCTCAAGCCGAATTATCACGGCAGCGGAAATTACGGCCTGAAGTGGGCCGAGTCGATCGGTGAGGGAAAGTACTACGATCTGGAAGTTCCCGATATTGAGAAGGGCGTGGACGCTTTGATCGCTCGCGGCCTGGTCGATCCCGACCGGCTGGGAACGATGGGTTGGAGCAACGGCGCCATCCTGACGATCGCCCTGACGGTGAACAGCACGCGCTACAAGGCAGCTTCCGCCGGCGCCGGCGATGTCGAGTGGTTCAGCGATTGGGGCAATGTGGATTTTGGCGCGGCCTTCGACAATTACTATTTCGGAAAGGCCCCGATTGACGATCCCGAGCTTTACATTCGCAAATCTCCCGTCTTCAAGATGAAAAACGTGCGCACCCCGACCATCATCTTTTTCGGCACGGAAGACCGCAACGTCCCCACCAGCCAGGGCTGGACCCACTTCCGCACCCTCCAGCAACTCGGGCAGACGGACGTGCGCTTCATCCTTTTCCCGGGCGAAGCCCACGGCCCGCGCAAGCTCACCCATCAGCGACGCAAGGTGGAAGAGGAGCTGGCCTGGTTTGACAAATACCTTTTCCAAACAATCACGGCGAAAAACGAAGCCTTCAAAGAGGATTCTCCGTTGGGGGCGGCATTGAAGCGACAGAAGATCAAGAAGGTCGGGTTGAACTACGGCGTCCTCGAAAAGAAAATGCTGATTCCCGAGGTCGTCAAATACGAAGGCCTCGAGCTGGGCCGCTTTGAGGTAACCCGGGCGCAGTATGCCGCTTTCGACAAGACCTACCAGTTTAACCCCGGCACAGAGAACTTCCCCGCGAGCGGCATGTCGTTCGAAAGCGCCAAAGCTTATTGCGCCTGGCTCGGCAAACTCACCGGGCAGACCTACCGGCTGGGGGCGGAAGAGGAGATGCGGGCGGTCTATCGGGCCGCCCACCCGCCTGCCGGAAGGGCAGGATCGGGTGAGAACACACTCGACTACTGGGCGGGCTACGCCCTCAATCCGGATGATTCCGCGCGGTTCCAACAAAAGGTCAAAGAATTACCCGGCGCCACGCCGCTGTTGAAGGAGGTTGGCAGCTTCAAAGGCGTGGGCGGTGATGACCTGGTATTCGACCTCGGTGGTAATGTGGCGGAATGGGTGATCCCGCAGAGCGGGACGGGAACGGCCAAAGCCATGGGCGGCAGCGCCGATCAGCCGGCGGACGCGAAGGCGGCAGCGACGGTGCCCGATCCGGCTAACATCGGTTTTCGGGTGGTTCGGGGCGAGGCGAAGCCGGCGGAGAAGAGGCCGTAG
- a CDS encoding SDR family oxidoreductase translates to MFEGKILRDRVAIITGGGTGLGRAFALRFSELGAKIAIASRNPEHLEPTRAEIVRQGGTALAIPTDVRVPEQVDAMVEQAVKAFGRVDILVNNAAGNFICKAEKLSPNGWRAVVDIVLNGSFFCSRAVGQKMIAQKYGKILNIVTTYWATGNPGTIHSAAAKAGVVAMTKTLAAEWGRHNIRVNAVAPGPFPTEGAASRLFVTKEDIERMVKGIPAGRLGDPRELANLAAFLVSDYADYINGEVVTIDGGASVNFPMFDWEKD, encoded by the coding sequence ATGTTTGAAGGCAAAATCCTGCGCGATCGCGTCGCTATCATCACCGGCGGCGGCACCGGACTGGGCCGCGCCTTTGCCCTGCGCTTTTCCGAGTTGGGCGCAAAAATCGCCATCGCCAGCCGTAACCCGGAACATCTCGAGCCGACACGCGCCGAGATCGTCAGGCAGGGGGGCACCGCCCTGGCCATTCCGACCGACGTGCGTGTCCCGGAGCAAGTGGACGCCATGGTCGAGCAGGCGGTGAAGGCATTCGGCCGTGTGGACATCCTGGTGAACAACGCCGCCGGAAATTTCATCTGCAAAGCCGAGAAACTTTCGCCCAACGGCTGGCGGGCGGTGGTGGATATTGTCCTGAACGGCTCCTTTTTCTGTTCGCGGGCCGTCGGGCAAAAAATGATCGCGCAAAAGTATGGAAAAATTTTGAACATCGTGACCACGTATTGGGCGACCGGGAATCCAGGAACGATCCACTCCGCCGCAGCCAAGGCCGGCGTCGTGGCCATGACCAAAACGCTGGCCGCCGAGTGGGGCCGCCACAACATCCGAGTGAACGCCGTCGCGCCGGGACCTTTCCCCACGGAAGGCGCCGCCTCGCGGCTTTTCGTCACAAAAGAAGACATCGAGCGCATGGTGAAGGGTATCCCCGCCGGACGCCTCGGCGACCCGCGGGAGCTCGCCAACCTCGCCGCCTTCCTCGTCTCCGACTATGCCGACTACATCAACGGCGAAGTGGTAACCATCGACGGCGGCGCAAGCGTGAATTTCCCGATGTTTGATTGGGAGAAAGACTAA
- a CDS encoding type II toxin-antitoxin system HicB family antitoxin translates to MKPQREFTVVIERDEEGWCVAHVLALPGCHTQAKTLDTLMGRTREVIKLCLEAEGQKANSLELVGIRRVSV, encoded by the coding sequence TTGAAACCCCAGAGGGAATTCACCGTGGTCATCGAACGCGACGAAGAAGGCTGGTGCGTCGCTCATGTCCTCGCACTGCCCGGATGCCACACCCAGGCGAAAACCCTGGACACCCTGATGGGGCGAACGCGCGAAGTGATTAAGTTATGTCTCGAAGCCGAGGGTCAAAAGGCCAACTCGCTTGAACTGGTGGGCATCCGGCGAGTCAGCGTATGA
- a CDS encoding type II toxin-antitoxin system HicA family toxin, with protein MTRLDKILEQILRGNADANISFTGMRQLLGRLGFEERIRGSHHIFTKDGVAEILNLQRKGSKCKPYQSSRSGMLS; from the coding sequence ATGACGCGACTGGACAAGATTCTGGAACAAATCCTCCGCGGTAACGCTGATGCCAACATCTCATTCACCGGAATGCGACAACTACTGGGAAGACTGGGCTTTGAAGAGCGGATTCGCGGCAGCCATCACATTTTCACGAAAGATGGAGTTGCTGAGATCCTCAACCTGCAGCGCAAGGGCTCCAAGTGCAAACCCTATCAGTCAAGCAGGTCCGGCATGTTATCCTGA
- a CDS encoding type II toxin-antitoxin system HicB family antitoxin has product MLKYEVIIYWSKEDQAFIAEVPELAGCAADGKTYREALHNVEIIIQEWMATARELGRPIPKPKGRLVFA; this is encoded by the coding sequence ATGCTTAAGTACGAGGTCATTATCTACTGGAGTAAGGAAGACCAGGCATTTATCGCCGAGGTTCCAGAGCTGGCCGGATGTGCCGCCGACGGCAAGACGTATCGAGAAGCGCTGCACAACGTGGAAATAATCATCCAGGAATGGATGGCCACGGCCAGAGAACTGGGCCGCCCCATCCCCAAGCCTAAAGGTCGCTTGGTGTTTGCCTGA
- a CDS encoding retroviral-like aspartic protease family protein encodes MGLTYIEATVANPAAPRRATKVKFFVDSGGAYSVVPKAVLARLGIKSHSRRSFILADGTKITRQMGDAQFTLNGHKAASPVIFGEKGDSVLLGMVSLEALGFILDPIKRELRPLPMVLSFER; translated from the coding sequence ATGGGTCTCACCTACATCGAGGCGACCGTTGCCAACCCGGCGGCGCCACGGCGGGCGACAAAAGTGAAATTCTTCGTGGACTCGGGCGGCGCCTATTCGGTGGTGCCAAAAGCGGTGCTCGCCAGGTTGGGAATCAAATCTCATTCCCGCCGCAGCTTCATTCTGGCTGATGGCACCAAGATCACGCGTCAAATGGGCGATGCCCAATTCACCCTGAACGGACACAAGGCCGCGTCGCCAGTCATCTTCGGGGAAAAGGGCGACAGTGTGCTCCTGGGAATGGTTTCCCTCGAAGCCCTGGGATTCATCCTCGATCCCATCAAGCGCGAGCTGCGGCCCCTGCCCATGGTTTTATCCTTCGAACGATAG
- a CDS encoding type II toxin-antitoxin system HicB family antitoxin, protein MATLDFKVFLERDEEYGGYVVVCPSIPGCYSQGRTVEEALANIREAIELCLEEMESKGDQIPDPTNFLVGSVIVTR, encoded by the coding sequence ATGGCAACTTTGGATTTTAAGGTCTTTCTCGAGCGCGACGAAGAATACGGCGGCTACGTTGTGGTTTGCCCCTCCATTCCCGGTTGCTACTCGCAGGGTCGCACGGTCGAGGAGGCGCTGGCAAACATTCGCGAGGCCATCGAACTCTGCCTTGAAGAAATGGAAAGCAAGGGCGACCAGATCCCTGACCCCACAAACTTTCTAGTGGGAAGCGTCATCGTCACGCGATGA
- a CDS encoding type II toxin-antitoxin system HicA family toxin — protein MSPKLPVVSGDELIRTLEKFGYVAVRQKGSHVRLRHQSDPSRTPLSVPLHSTVAPGLLRRILRDAQITVEQLLEVL, from the coding sequence ATGAGTCCCAAGCTTCCCGTCGTTTCAGGCGACGAACTGATCCGAACCCTCGAAAAGTTTGGTTACGTGGCGGTGCGCCAGAAAGGCAGCCACGTCCGCCTGCGTCACCAGAGCGACCCCAGCCGCACGCCACTTTCAGTACCCTTACACAGTACGGTGGCACCAGGCTTGTTACGACGCATCCTTCGCGACGCGCAGATCACCGTTGAGCAGTTGCTAGAAGTGCTTTAG